A genome region from Acipenser ruthenus chromosome 29, fAciRut3.2 maternal haplotype, whole genome shotgun sequence includes the following:
- the LOC131702087 gene encoding insulin-like growth factor I-A gives MISSVCAKLPAGCVPSTRRLCVLKVSSLKAVWVLYPVLCLVMLPQRCGAMARARCGRELVEDLQFVCGDRGFHYSKSSRYGIRGRVRGIVDLCCVRGCDLQLLEAYCAKPKQPLKPTPKPGSTATQQLTHPKRLARDLTSTHGRLRQIVFKQHPSRYVWPSQFRRMERVNPAPNLRFLILRRSAQQSEVLLKRLFRKARAGRSSAGT, from the exons ATGATCTCTTCAGTGTGTGCCAAGCTGCCTGCAGGGTGTGTCCCTTCCACCAGGAGACTGTGTGTGCTGAAG GTGAGCTCTCTGAAGGCTGTCTGGGTGCTGTACCCTGTGCTCTGCCTTGTCATGCTGCCCCAGAGGTGCGGTGCCATGGCCCGGGCGCGCTGCGGCAGGGAGCTGGTGGAGGATCTGCAGTTTGTATGTGGAGACCGGGGCTTTCACTACA GTAAGAGTTCCCGCTATGGCATTCGGGGTCGAGTGAGAGGGATCGTGGATCTGTGCTGTGTCCGGGGCTGTGATCTACAGCTGCTGGAGGCGTACTGCGCTAAGCCCAAACAGCCCTTGAAACCCACTCCCAAGCCGGGCTCCACGGCTACCCAGCAACTGACCCATCCAAAGAGACTGGCCCGGGACCTGACCTCCACACACGGCCGGCTCAGGCAG atCGTCTTCAAACAGCACCCCAGTAGGTACGTCTGGCCTTCACAGTTCAGGAGAATGGAGAGAGTGAATCCGGCTCCGAATCTGCGTTTCCTGATCCTGCGCAGATCTGCGCAGCAGAGCGAGGTCCTTTTAAAAAGGCTCTTCAGAAAAGCCCGGGCCGGCCGCTCCTCCGCTGGAACCTAG
- the LOC131696560 gene encoding ligand-dependent nuclear receptor-interacting factor 1-like, which produces MPASPIIRGGSLLFGKLHIEIPAEAELKSIPLRSLPPLFLKKMSMLNPVGTPKQRETSDSPSVICISPVTATEAWKWENCPPVQNQASDSESPPASALETDRLKSPDWNESPGVNGSHQEAYKCWVPVKSSNVVAFRVLKSFMDHQHSDTEGILEDLLRMCSPATLPDSGIFKIKDHSIIIYRRVYLIIKKKQKRSRAEVEGVIPAEEPAQAKTTQQHQQDSPVSPESQPAAGNSTEHSTPVQRQARFQEQFQPRPFPRDEPSVAGGLIGRPAARSDREFLKLFGIKREVRIPVKQCEEWAEKNYCTAEREEEVADTGRPESNSCSEDEKSVSVDSRDSSGEPSPKRLKLVSHRQASSQPSPEASSPEQEESSVRSPGADSSAWPARLAESFSLTGTVHTSPGYSEEFDFDASLRNEKINLIRKLLKEREAAVEAIRKNKPF; this is translated from the exons ATGCCTGCTTCCCCGATAATCCGGGGGGGCTCGCTTCTGTTCGGCAAACTGCACATTGAAATCCCAGCTGAAGCGGAACTCAAATCGATCCCATTGAGATCCTTGCCACCTCTGTTCCTTAAAAAAATGTCCATGCTGAATCCTGTAGGGACCCCCAAGCAAAGAGAGACTTCAGACTCGCCGTCTGTGATCTGCATTTCGCCCGTGACAGCTACGGAGGCCTGGAAATGGGAAAACTGTCCTCCCGTTCAAAACCAAGCGTCTGATTCAGAATCCCCACCAGCCAGTGCCTTGGAAACCGACCGTCTCAAATCACCGGACTGGAACGAGAGTCCAGGGGTTAATGGAAGCCATCAAGAGGCGTACAAGTGCTGGGTGCCTGTAAAATCCTCCAACGTGGTGGCTTTCAGGGTCTTGAAATCCTTCATGGACCACCAGCACTCCGATACAGAGGGAATTCTGGAAGACCTCCTGAGGATGTGCAGCCCCGCAACGCTCCCCGACAGCGGGATCTTCAAGATTAAAGACCACTCTATTATAATCTACCGCAGGGTGTACCTCATTATCAAGAAGAAACAGAAGAGGAGCAGAGCAGAAGTGGAGGGTGTGATCCCAGCAGAAGAGCCAGCCCAGGCTAAGACTACCCAGCAGCATCAGCAAGACAGTCCTGTTTCTCCAGAGTCCCAACCTGCTGCAGGAAACTCCACAGAACATTCCACTCCGGTGCAAAGACAAGCGAGGTTTCAAGAACAATTCCAGCCACGTCCATTTCCACGG GATGAACCCAGCGTGGCTGGAGGTTTGATTGGCCGTCCTGCTGCCAGAAGTGACCGCGAGTTTCTGAAGCTGTTCGGGATCAAACGGGAGGTCCGAATCCCAGTGAAACAATGTGAAGAATGGGCTGAGAAGAACTACTgcacagcagagagagaggaagag GTCGCAGACACAGGGAGGCCGGAGAGTAACAGCTGCTCAGAGGATGAGAAGTCGGTTTCCGTGGACAGTCGAGACAGTTCTGGGGAACCTAGTCCCAAGAGGCTGAAGCTGGTCTCGCACAGGCAGGCCAGCAGCCAGCCCAGCCCCGAGGCCTCTTCCCCAGAGCAGGAGGAGAGTTCGGTTAGGTCCCCTGGAGCGGACTCCAGCGCCTGGCCTGCGAGACTGGCTGAGTCCTTCTCTCTGACTGGCACCGTGCACACCAGCCCAGGCTACAGCGAGGAGTTTGATTTCGATGCGTCCTTACGAAACGAAAAGATAAACCTCATCAGAAAGCTCCTGAAAGAGAGAGAGGCGGCCGTGGAGGCCATTCGCAAAAATAAGCCATTTTAG
- the LOC117427808 gene encoding ligand-dependent nuclear receptor-interacting factor 1 isoform X1, protein MNNIKQISIQSIAGGMYQVLPAVGADGKNILKLIPVQKADGKYIRSVTSTNAASSYKQAVVEPARVVTPTNIRFTTTDISQSQLPILQQTSQIKYIIKSPSNGPVTLNHMGRRPVEGNGTLPSTSSSVQVSPGPVLPRQNQNLVLVPTSMVSSEGTFSTLNPKHLPITLKSSVFPNGHLLQIPVNAKVKTVPASALPPVIQQKIHATSVSSGSGTPEPKTNLHTVLYVTPVNTVRMATTKPTIHPSPTAESQSPNLKTTQQSVKTTPVKGPSGPSRFCSSNNQSQGKPIKWVVEEYPDSPAPYIVPVNKPNKNSMSTNIFKSIEKSAEHAAPPPAVSQESQSQISSGKDNALVMCNGKVFFLAKQSPELTVPPVQKQDANEAAQRINKETSQSTDCVKHPDVDFEIVSTQSLRSATSGAVVPGGARRDDTTPIIITDDADDLSSEVQEVGYSKPDVIFVSYIKPKKLPVANVEGGSVPEILTIKDDEPKKSSTDPVQGFSADVLEDKSCQCESDSQLRKRFEITSDVRICLEKIQPQMLTTTSAEAISSVASTSRCPLEGIRKLIQESNAIIRTKKSAPATVEVKVDEGKPAPQKRKSESSPPSTKKSRVESPERNCEADCTAQSPITSTPEPPSLSLPTANPSTGMMETEEAVPSCSDTLGTVSQQLCSQAACEQHVGKAAGTSTDQHCLVEAAGTSTDQHCLVEAACTSTDQHSLVEAAGTSTDQHCLVEAACTSTDQHCLVEAACTSTDQHCLVEAAGTSTDQHCLVEAAGTSTDQHCLMEAACTSTDQHSLVEAPVEFDEVVRDEKIKRLKDMLKQQEAALELIRSKRRVP, encoded by the exons ATGAATAACATAAAGCAAATATCAATCCAAAG CATTGCTGGTGGCATGTATCAGGTATTGCCTGCTGTGGGTGCAGATGGAAAAAATATCTTAAAACTTATTCCGGTTCAGAAAGCCGATGGAAAATACATTCGATCTGTTACAAGTACTAATGCAGCAAGCAGTTACAAGCAGGCTGTTGTCGAACCTGCTAGAGTTGTCACGCCGACAAATATCCGCTTCACCACAACTGACATTTCTCAAAGCCAGCTGCCCATTCTACAGCAAACgagtcaaataaaatacattattaaaagtcCTTCAAATGGACCAGTTACGCTAAACCATATGGGGAGAAGGCCAGTCGAGGGAAATGGTACTTTGCCATCGACAAGTTCTTCGGTTCAAGTTTCCCCGGGTCCAGTTCTGCCCAGACAGAATCAGAACCTGGTTCTGGTACCAACAAGTATGGTCAGTTCTGAGGGCACGTTTTCTACGCTTAATCCAAAACATCTGCCTATCACATTGAAGTCATCGGTGTTTCCCAACGGACATCTCCTCCAGATTCCTGTTAATGCAAAAGTGAAGACCGTACCAGCAAGTGCACTGCCACCAGTCATTCAGCAGAAAATACATGCTACGTCTGTCAGTAGCGGCTCAGGAACGCCTGAACCTAAAACAAATTTACACACTGTTCTGTATGTGACGCCAGTGAACACTGTTAGAATGGCAACTACCAAGCCAACCATTCATCCATCACCTACAGCTGAGTCACAGAGCCCAAACCTGAAGACCACACAACAGTCTGTAAAGACTACCCCTGTTAAGGGGCCATCAGGACCTTCTAGGTTTTGTAGCTCAAATAATCAGAGTCAAGGGAAACCAATCAAATGGGTAGTGGAAGAATACCCAGATTCTCCAGCACCGTACATTGTTCCTGTCAACAAGCCCAACAAAAACAGCATGTCTACAAACATCTTTAAAAGTATTGAAAAGAGTGCGGAACACGCTGCCCCACCGCCAGCCGTTTCCCAAGAAAGCCAGTCCCAAATCTCTTCGGGAAAAGACAACGCTTTGGTCATGTGCAATGGGAAAGTCTTCTTTCTGGCCAAGCAAAGCCCTGAATTAACTGTACCACCAGTTCAAAAACAGGACGCTAACGAAGCTGCCCAGAGGATCAACAAGGAGACGTCGCAGAGCACTGATTGTGTTAAACACCCTGACGTAGATTTTGAAATCGTCTCGACCCAAAGCCTGCGTTCAGCAACGTCAGGAGCTGTAGTTCCAGGAGGTGCCCGTAGGGACGACACCACGCCAATCATAATAACAGATGATGCAGATGATTTAAGCAGCGAGGTTCAGGAGGTTGGCTATTCAAAGCCTGATGTGATATTTGTCTCCTATATAAAGCCAAAAAAGCTCCCTGTAGCAAACGTTGAAGGAGGATCCGTTCCAGAAATACTGACCATTAAAGATGATGAACCCAAAAAG AGCTCTACAGATCCAGTTCAAGGATTTAGTGCAGATGTTTTGGAAGACAAAAGCTGTCAATGTGAAAGTGATAGCCAGCTAAGGAAGAGGTTTGAAATCACTTCCGATGTTCGAATCTGCTTAGAAAAAATTCAACCCCAAATGTTAACAACAACCTCAGCAGAAGCGATCTCGTCAGTCGCGTCTACAAGCAGGTGCCCTCTGGAAGGGATCAGGAAATTAATTCAGGAGTCAAACGCTATAATCAGAACTAAGAAGAGCGCTCCAGCGACG GTTGAAGTAAAAGTGGACGAAGGCAAACCTGcaccacaaaaaagaaaaagtgaaagcAGCCCTCCAAGCACAAAGAAGAGCAGAGTAGAGAGTCCAGAAAGAAACTGTGAAGCCGACTGTACCGCGCAAAGTCCCATTACATCTACACCAGAACCGCCTTCCCTATCGCTGCCAACGGCAAACCCaagcacaggcatgatggaaacaGAAGAGGCAGTGCCATCCTGCTCAGACACCCTCGGTACCGTATCTCAGCAGCTCTGCAGCCAAGCAGCTTGTGAGCAACACGTTGGGAAGGCTGCTGGCACCAGTACAGACCAGCACTGCTTAGTGGAGGCTGCTGGCACCAGTACAGACCAGCACTGCTTAGTGGAGGCTGCTTGCACCAGTACAGACCAGCACAGCTTAGTGGAGGCTGCTGGCACCAGTACAGACCAGCACTGCTTAGTGGAGGCTGCTTGCACCAGTACAGACCAGCACTGCTTAGTGGAGGCTGCTTGCACCAGTACAGACCAGCACTGCTTAGTGGAGGCTGCTGGCACCAGTACAGACCAGCACTGCTTAGTGGAGGCTGCTGGCACCAGTACAGACCAGCACTGCTTAATGGAGGCTGCTTGCACCAGTACAGACCAGCACAGCTTAGTTGAGGCTCCAGTGGAGTTTGATGAAGTTGTCCGAGATGAAAAAATCAAAAGGTTAAAAGATATGTTAAAGCAGCAGGAAGCAGCTCTTGAATTGATTAGGAGTAAGAGACGTGTGCCATGA
- the LOC117427808 gene encoding ligand-dependent nuclear receptor-interacting factor 1 isoform X2 gives MYQVLPAVGADGKNILKLIPVQKADGKYIRSVTSTNAASSYKQAVVEPARVVTPTNIRFTTTDISQSQLPILQQTSQIKYIIKSPSNGPVTLNHMGRRPVEGNGTLPSTSSSVQVSPGPVLPRQNQNLVLVPTSMVSSEGTFSTLNPKHLPITLKSSVFPNGHLLQIPVNAKVKTVPASALPPVIQQKIHATSVSSGSGTPEPKTNLHTVLYVTPVNTVRMATTKPTIHPSPTAESQSPNLKTTQQSVKTTPVKGPSGPSRFCSSNNQSQGKPIKWVVEEYPDSPAPYIVPVNKPNKNSMSTNIFKSIEKSAEHAAPPPAVSQESQSQISSGKDNALVMCNGKVFFLAKQSPELTVPPVQKQDANEAAQRINKETSQSTDCVKHPDVDFEIVSTQSLRSATSGAVVPGGARRDDTTPIIITDDADDLSSEVQEVGYSKPDVIFVSYIKPKKLPVANVEGGSVPEILTIKDDEPKKSSTDPVQGFSADVLEDKSCQCESDSQLRKRFEITSDVRICLEKIQPQMLTTTSAEAISSVASTSRCPLEGIRKLIQESNAIIRTKKSAPATVEVKVDEGKPAPQKRKSESSPPSTKKSRVESPERNCEADCTAQSPITSTPEPPSLSLPTANPSTGMMETEEAVPSCSDTLGTVSQQLCSQAACEQHVGKAAGTSTDQHCLVEAAGTSTDQHCLVEAACTSTDQHSLVEAAGTSTDQHCLVEAACTSTDQHCLVEAACTSTDQHCLVEAAGTSTDQHCLVEAAGTSTDQHCLMEAACTSTDQHSLVEAPVEFDEVVRDEKIKRLKDMLKQQEAALELIRSKRRVP, from the exons ATGTATCAGGTATTGCCTGCTGTGGGTGCAGATGGAAAAAATATCTTAAAACTTATTCCGGTTCAGAAAGCCGATGGAAAATACATTCGATCTGTTACAAGTACTAATGCAGCAAGCAGTTACAAGCAGGCTGTTGTCGAACCTGCTAGAGTTGTCACGCCGACAAATATCCGCTTCACCACAACTGACATTTCTCAAAGCCAGCTGCCCATTCTACAGCAAACgagtcaaataaaatacattattaaaagtcCTTCAAATGGACCAGTTACGCTAAACCATATGGGGAGAAGGCCAGTCGAGGGAAATGGTACTTTGCCATCGACAAGTTCTTCGGTTCAAGTTTCCCCGGGTCCAGTTCTGCCCAGACAGAATCAGAACCTGGTTCTGGTACCAACAAGTATGGTCAGTTCTGAGGGCACGTTTTCTACGCTTAATCCAAAACATCTGCCTATCACATTGAAGTCATCGGTGTTTCCCAACGGACATCTCCTCCAGATTCCTGTTAATGCAAAAGTGAAGACCGTACCAGCAAGTGCACTGCCACCAGTCATTCAGCAGAAAATACATGCTACGTCTGTCAGTAGCGGCTCAGGAACGCCTGAACCTAAAACAAATTTACACACTGTTCTGTATGTGACGCCAGTGAACACTGTTAGAATGGCAACTACCAAGCCAACCATTCATCCATCACCTACAGCTGAGTCACAGAGCCCAAACCTGAAGACCACACAACAGTCTGTAAAGACTACCCCTGTTAAGGGGCCATCAGGACCTTCTAGGTTTTGTAGCTCAAATAATCAGAGTCAAGGGAAACCAATCAAATGGGTAGTGGAAGAATACCCAGATTCTCCAGCACCGTACATTGTTCCTGTCAACAAGCCCAACAAAAACAGCATGTCTACAAACATCTTTAAAAGTATTGAAAAGAGTGCGGAACACGCTGCCCCACCGCCAGCCGTTTCCCAAGAAAGCCAGTCCCAAATCTCTTCGGGAAAAGACAACGCTTTGGTCATGTGCAATGGGAAAGTCTTCTTTCTGGCCAAGCAAAGCCCTGAATTAACTGTACCACCAGTTCAAAAACAGGACGCTAACGAAGCTGCCCAGAGGATCAACAAGGAGACGTCGCAGAGCACTGATTGTGTTAAACACCCTGACGTAGATTTTGAAATCGTCTCGACCCAAAGCCTGCGTTCAGCAACGTCAGGAGCTGTAGTTCCAGGAGGTGCCCGTAGGGACGACACCACGCCAATCATAATAACAGATGATGCAGATGATTTAAGCAGCGAGGTTCAGGAGGTTGGCTATTCAAAGCCTGATGTGATATTTGTCTCCTATATAAAGCCAAAAAAGCTCCCTGTAGCAAACGTTGAAGGAGGATCCGTTCCAGAAATACTGACCATTAAAGATGATGAACCCAAAAAG AGCTCTACAGATCCAGTTCAAGGATTTAGTGCAGATGTTTTGGAAGACAAAAGCTGTCAATGTGAAAGTGATAGCCAGCTAAGGAAGAGGTTTGAAATCACTTCCGATGTTCGAATCTGCTTAGAAAAAATTCAACCCCAAATGTTAACAACAACCTCAGCAGAAGCGATCTCGTCAGTCGCGTCTACAAGCAGGTGCCCTCTGGAAGGGATCAGGAAATTAATTCAGGAGTCAAACGCTATAATCAGAACTAAGAAGAGCGCTCCAGCGACG GTTGAAGTAAAAGTGGACGAAGGCAAACCTGcaccacaaaaaagaaaaagtgaaagcAGCCCTCCAAGCACAAAGAAGAGCAGAGTAGAGAGTCCAGAAAGAAACTGTGAAGCCGACTGTACCGCGCAAAGTCCCATTACATCTACACCAGAACCGCCTTCCCTATCGCTGCCAACGGCAAACCCaagcacaggcatgatggaaacaGAAGAGGCAGTGCCATCCTGCTCAGACACCCTCGGTACCGTATCTCAGCAGCTCTGCAGCCAAGCAGCTTGTGAGCAACACGTTGGGAAGGCTGCTGGCACCAGTACAGACCAGCACTGCTTAGTGGAGGCTGCTGGCACCAGTACAGACCAGCACTGCTTAGTGGAGGCTGCTTGCACCAGTACAGACCAGCACAGCTTAGTGGAGGCTGCTGGCACCAGTACAGACCAGCACTGCTTAGTGGAGGCTGCTTGCACCAGTACAGACCAGCACTGCTTAGTGGAGGCTGCTTGCACCAGTACAGACCAGCACTGCTTAGTGGAGGCTGCTGGCACCAGTACAGACCAGCACTGCTTAGTGGAGGCTGCTGGCACCAGTACAGACCAGCACTGCTTAATGGAGGCTGCTTGCACCAGTACAGACCAGCACAGCTTAGTTGAGGCTCCAGTGGAGTTTGATGAAGTTGTCCGAGATGAAAAAATCAAAAGGTTAAAAGATATGTTAAAGCAGCAGGAAGCAGCTCTTGAATTGATTAGGAGTAAGAGACGTGTGCCATGA